A section of the Citrus sinensis cultivar Valencia sweet orange chromosome 8, DVS_A1.0, whole genome shotgun sequence genome encodes:
- the LOC102625407 gene encoding uncharacterized protein LOC102625407 isoform X1 gives MQQTEKLTKKKKATMVNIITVYKLLLHGLMKLVGMTQKTIDIEPGTILNIWVPKKATEKHAVVFLHAFGFDGILTWQFQVLALAKTYAVYVPDFLFFGGSITDRSERTASFQAECMVKGLRKLGVKRCTLVGVSYGGMVGFKMAEMYPDLVESLVATCSVMFTESVSNAALERIGFDSWVDYLLPKTADALKVKLDIACYKLPTLPAFVFKHILEWGQALFDHRKEREELVETLVISDKDFSVPRFTQKIYLLWGENDKILDMQTARNCKEQVGVNATLVSIDKAGHLPNVERPFVYNRQLRRILASLVEENGGQRS, from the exons ATGCAACAAAccgaaaaattaacaaagaaaaagaaagcaacAATGGTGAACATAATCACAGTATACAAGCTCTTGTTGCATGGCCTGATGAAGCTAGTAGGGATGACACAAAAAACAATAGATATAGAGCCAGGCACAATTTTAAACATCTGGGTTCCGAAAAAAGCAACAGAAAAACACGCTGTTGTGTTTCTTCATGCCTTTGGATTTGATGGTATCTTAACATGGCAATTCCAGGTGCTTGCACTAGCCAAAACCTATGCAGTTTACGTGCCGGATTTTCTCTTCTTCGGTGGCTCCATCACCGACAGGTCCGAGCGGACGGCATCGTTTCAAGCCGAGTGCATGGTCAAGGGATTGAGAAAGCTCGGCGTGAAGAGGTGCACGCTTGTTGGGGTGAGTTATGGTGGGATGGTGGGGTTCAAAATGGCTGAGATGTATCCTGATTTGGTTGAATCATTGGTGGCTACTTGCTCGGTCATGTTCACCGAGTCTGTAAGCAATGCTGCTTTGGAAAGGATTGGCTTTGATAGCTGGGTTGATTACTTGCTACCTAAAACTGCCGATGCTCTCAAAGTTAAACTTGATATTGCTTGCTACAAGCTTCCAACACTGCctgcttttgttttcaaaCATATTTTGGAG TGGGGGCAGGCTCTGTTTGATCacagaaaagagagagaagaactTGTGGAGACCTTGGTCATAAGTGATAAAGATTTCAGCGTCCCTCGTTTTACGCAG AAAATATATCTCTTGTGGGGAGAGAATGACAAGATTTTGGATATGCAAACTGCCCGCAACTGCAAAGA GCAAGTGGGAGTGAATGCAACGTTGGTGTCAATTGACAAAGCAGGTCACCTTCCTAACGTGGAGCGACCGTTCGTTTACAATAGGCAACTCAGGAGAATTCTTGCCTCTTTGGTAGAAGAAAACGGTGGTCAACGCAGCTAG
- the LOC102625407 gene encoding uncharacterized protein LOC102625407 isoform X2 yields MQQTEKLTKKKKATMVNIITVYKLLLHGLMKLVGMTQKTIDIEPGTILNIWVPKKATEKHAVVFLHAFGFDGILTWQFQVLALAKTYAVYVPDFLFFGGSITDRSERTASFQAECMVKGLRKLGVKRCTLVGVSYGGMVGFKMAEMYPDLVESLVATCSVMFTESVSNAALERIGFDSWVDYLLPKTADALKVKLDIACYKLPTLPAFVFKHILEKIYLLWGENDKILDMQTARNCKEQVGVNATLVSIDKAGHLPNVERPFVYNRQLRRILASLVEENGGQRS; encoded by the exons ATGCAACAAAccgaaaaattaacaaagaaaaagaaagcaacAATGGTGAACATAATCACAGTATACAAGCTCTTGTTGCATGGCCTGATGAAGCTAGTAGGGATGACACAAAAAACAATAGATATAGAGCCAGGCACAATTTTAAACATCTGGGTTCCGAAAAAAGCAACAGAAAAACACGCTGTTGTGTTTCTTCATGCCTTTGGATTTGATGGTATCTTAACATGGCAATTCCAGGTGCTTGCACTAGCCAAAACCTATGCAGTTTACGTGCCGGATTTTCTCTTCTTCGGTGGCTCCATCACCGACAGGTCCGAGCGGACGGCATCGTTTCAAGCCGAGTGCATGGTCAAGGGATTGAGAAAGCTCGGCGTGAAGAGGTGCACGCTTGTTGGGGTGAGTTATGGTGGGATGGTGGGGTTCAAAATGGCTGAGATGTATCCTGATTTGGTTGAATCATTGGTGGCTACTTGCTCGGTCATGTTCACCGAGTCTGTAAGCAATGCTGCTTTGGAAAGGATTGGCTTTGATAGCTGGGTTGATTACTTGCTACCTAAAACTGCCGATGCTCTCAAAGTTAAACTTGATATTGCTTGCTACAAGCTTCCAACACTGCctgcttttgttttcaaaCATATTTTGGAG AAAATATATCTCTTGTGGGGAGAGAATGACAAGATTTTGGATATGCAAACTGCCCGCAACTGCAAAGA GCAAGTGGGAGTGAATGCAACGTTGGTGTCAATTGACAAAGCAGGTCACCTTCCTAACGTGGAGCGACCGTTCGTTTACAATAGGCAACTCAGGAGAATTCTTGCCTCTTTGGTAGAAGAAAACGGTGGTCAACGCAGCTAG
- the LOC127899131 gene encoding uncharacterized protein LOC127899131 — protein sequence MRPSGFGAVICWQPKSPSSFGKSNPLERHIHHSLRLRLRLRLRLRLRLRLRLCFSGKEVPARSPHPCLSPIEAVLQGMSKGKEKVIEVDDDEMDFLPSLLTDPAFDPEIPLEPIRSSVRTSARSMSPQTTSTSGSNGEDGSSGSEDTLSEGRGDDSGEASPSGAPRPEGRSTIRGRALSRDYAIDYMTCTTTFDELEDLRLRYSIPGEIPLKVPGKKDAPSRPPRGYVTLYLDSFKYGLRCPLQPYFARTLNGLNLAPGQLNPNGWRVLSVSWGVHFPLRPGQLKRVEAVLVNSCSSRELLTTYNLLESRLILPGHRMEDAVIGALTRKRSRPPTTKRDESKDAPTAKRANIVQQAPPLKILPPAPVKVGEASGVATDPATSSPPVGPRSRLPDSRAEHLVPYLNELTKSVSKKDLEDFDGRTLGELVGAMQHNAFHLSCMTTYYKAKVGRYDRKMKEDIQSATSRADVAEKKAGELNLENLKLIKQESLAQAKAITLEEELTKVKEDLQRQKAMYEAQLESLRDSHRAQVENLEREADNQYDQGLWHSYRCIMAVLGK from the exons ATGAGGCCCTCGGGATTCGGCGCAGTTATATGCTGGCAACCCAAGAGTCCGTCCTCATTTGGAAAGTCAAATCCTCTCGAACGGCATATTCACCATTCACTTCGTCTCCGTCTCCGTCTCCGTCTCCGTCTCCGTCTCCGTCTCCGTCTCCGTCTCTGTTTCTCCGGCAAAGAAGTTCCGGCACGAAGCCCCCATCCTTGCCTTTCTCCGATTGAAGCAGTACTTCAG GGAATGTCGAAAGGCAAAGAGAAGGTCATTGAGGTTGATGACGACGAGATGGACTTCCTGCCTAGTCTGCTCACCGATCCCGCCTTTGACCCCGAGATCCCCTTAGAGCCTATTAGGTCTAGTGTCAGGACTAGTGCTAGGAGCATGTCTCCCCAAACAACCTCTACGAGCGGGAGTAATGGTGAGGATGGATCTTCTGGCTCCGAGGATACTTTGAGTGAGGGTCGAGGAGATGATTCTGGTGAGGCGTCCCCATCAGGAGCGCCGCGACCAGAGGGGAGGAGTACAATAAGAGGTAGAGCCCTATCGCGGGATTACGCTATTGATTACATGACGTGCACGACCACGTTTGATGAGCTCGAGGACCTCCGGCTGAGGTATAGCATTCCTGGCGAGATACCTCTCAAGGTCCCGGGAAAGAAGGATGCTCCCAGCCGGCCTCCTAGGGGATATGTTACCCTGTATCTGGACAGCTTTAAGTACGGGCTGAGGTGTCCCTTGCAACCTTACTTTGCCCGGACACTTAACGGGCTAAATCTAGCTCCTGGTCAGCTGAATCCCAATGGGTGGAGAGTgctctctg TTTCTTGGGGCGTTCATTTCCCACTCCGACCTGGCCAGCTCAAACGGGTTGAGGCTGTGCTAGTCAATTCCTGCTCGAGCCGGGAACTGTTAACCACATACAACTTGCTCGAGTCTCGCTTGATACTTCCTGGCCATAGGATGGAGGACGCTGTGATTGGGGCTCTGACCCGAAAACGTTCTCGACCTCCAACCACGAAGAGGGACGAGAGTAAGGATGCCCCTACCGCAAAGCGGGCCAACATCGTGCAGCAGGCCCCACCCTTGAAGATTTTACCTCCGGCTCCTGTAAAAGTCGGGGAAGCTAGTGGAGTAGCCACAGATCCTGCTACCTCTTCTCCTCCTGTCGGGCCTCGATCTCGCTTACCTGACAGCCGAGCAGAACATCTGGTCCCTTACCTCAATGAGTTAACTAAATCCGTGAGCAAGAAAGACCTGGAGGACTTTGACGGCCGCACCTTGGGTGAGCTGGTGGGGGCCATGCAGCATAACGCTTTCCACCTCAGCTGCATGACCACCTATTACAAGGCTAAGGTTGGCCGCTACGAccggaagatgaaggaggatATTCAATCGGCGACGAGCAGAGCTGACGTTGCCGAGAAGAAAGCAGGGGAGCTGAATCTCGAGAATCTGAAGCTGATAAAGCAAGAATCacttgctcaagcaaaagccattacCCTCGAGGAGGAGCTTACCAAGGTCAAGGAGGATCTGCAAAGGCAGAAGGCTATGTATgaggctcagctcgaatctctCCGTGACTCCCACCGGGCTCAGGTCgagaacttggagagggaggccgacaaccagtacgaccagggacttTGGCATTCCTATCGTTGCATCATGGCCGTCCTCGGGAAGTAA